Part of the Paenibacillus sp. JNUCC32 genome is shown below.
AAACTGCTTCTGCGCAAAGAAAAACACAATGAGCAGTGGTAATGTCGCCATAACCGAAGCGCTCATCAGCAAATGCCACGATGTTCCCGACTCGTCGGTAAACAGCGATAATCCCAGCGGCAAGGTCATCAGCTTACGGTCATTAATAAAGATCAGCGGATCAAAAAAATCGTTCCAGCTCGTCAAAAACGTGAAAATGATCAGCGTGGCGATCGCGGGTTTTGCTAACGGCAACATGATTGTGGAATAAATCCGCAGCCGCGAGCAGCCGTCGATCATCGCTGCCTCCTCCAGCTCCTTCGGAATCCCCAGAAAAAACTGCCGCATCACAAACACCCCGAACACACCGCCCGCGCCGAATATAGGCAAAATAATCAGCGGTAAATGCGTATTGATCCAACCCAGCTCACGCATAAACAGAAACATCGGAATGGCAATGACCTCGTTCGGAATCATCATCGTGCTCAGCAGCAGCAGAAACACCAGGCTTCTCCCCCAAAAAGGAATTCGTGCGAAAGAATACCCCGCCATGGAAGAGAAAAGCACGGTGCCCACGGTAACCAGTAGGGCGATATATACGCTGTTGCCATAAAATAGATGGAACGGGATCGTCTCCAGCACTTCCGCATAATTCGCCCATCGTATCGGCGACGGAATCAGCTGCGGCGGAAAAACAAA
Proteins encoded:
- a CDS encoding carbohydrate ABC transporter permease, with product MKASLFAKRGNPAGGNLFHYLLLLAVSVVMMTPFVWMVSTSLKQPADVFVFPPQLIPSPIRWANYAEVLETIPFHLFYGNSVYIALLVTVGTVLFSSMAGYSFARIPFWGRSLVFLLLLSTMMIPNEVIAIPMFLFMRELGWINTHLPLIILPIFGAGGVFGVFVMRQFFLGIPKELEEAAMIDGCSRLRIYSTIMLPLAKPAIATLIIFTFLTSWNDFFDPLIFINDRKLMTLPLGLSLFTDESGTSWHLLMSASVMATLPLLIVFFFAQKQFVEGVSMTGLKE